The genome window CTACGAGCTCAAAGAGTACCAGCCCGCCGTGCAGGATTACGACCAGGCCATCAAGCTCGACCCTAGCACCTTTGGCTCCTACTTCGGACGTGGCCAGGCCCGCGAGGCCCTGAAACAGCCAACGGAGGCAGAACAAGACTACAGCAAAGCCACCGAGTTGAAGGCTGATTACGCGCCCGCCTGGTACTACCGCGGCGCCTTACGCTTCGAGAAAGCCGAATACCAAGCTGCCAAGATTGATTTCGACGCGGCCATCAAAGCGGACCCTACCTACGCCTACGCCTGGCACGACCGGGCCAGCACTCAGCGTCAGTTAGGCAACCTGCCCGCCGCCATTCAGGATTATACCCAAGCGTTAAAGCTGCAGCCCGAGCTGCTACCGGCCCTGCTGAACCGAGCCGCTACCCGCCGCCGCGCCGGCGACCTGAAAGGTGCCCTGCAGGACTACAACGACTACCTCGCCAAAAAACAGGATAACGCCCTCGCCTACACCAACCGCGGCAGCACCCGCTTCGAGCAGGCCGACTACAAAGGCGCAGTGGAAGATTTTAGCAAGGCCGTGGCCCTGGATGGCAGCTATGCCTTTGCCTGGAACAACCGCGCCGCCGCCTACCTCAAGCTGGAAGACTACCAGCGCGCCGAAGCCGATGCTACCAAAGCCATTGGCCTGAACGCGCAGTACGCCGAAGCCTACCTCAACCGCGGCCACGCCCGCGAAATGCTCCGCCAACCCGAAGCCGCCTGCCAGGACTGGCGCAAAGCGGCCGAGTTGGGACTGGAAATAGGTAACACCCATGCGGCCAATTCCGGCTGCGGAGCTGAATAAGGCGCAACCTACCTCCTGTTAAACTCAGAACGTGCTGTAGAGGCGCAGCCCAAGCATCTCGCTCGTGAGTAATCAAATTACCATACCACCGTCAGCACGCCACATGCTCTGCCTCTGCAGGATGAGCCGGTAACGCCACCATTGAATATGCACAAGTATTTACTCGCCCTGCTGCTACTCTCGGCCACGGCGGCTACGGCCCAGAACGTGGAGTTCAGCAAAGACCAGTTCGGCAGTGATAAGGAAGGGCTGAAAACGGCACAGAAGGAAATTAAGGCCGGCGACGAGTTCTACGACCTGGACCCACCCCGCTACGAGCAGGCCCTCCCCCACTACCTAGCAGCCCAAAAATTCAACCCCAATAACGCCCAGCTCAACCTCAAAATCGGGGACTGTTACCTGCACTCCGGCTTTAAGCCCCGGGCGCTAGAATATCTGCAGAAGGCTTACCAGCTCAACCCCGACGTAGACCCGCGCATTCATTACTTGCTGGGCCGGGGCTTGCACCTAAATGCCAAGTGGGACGAGGCCATTGCCGAGTATAAGCGTGCTACCCCGGCGGCCGGCGCCAAGAATACGGCGGGTTTCAGCCAGGATATTCAGAAGAAAATCCGGGAGTGCGAGAACGGCCGGAAGCTAGCGGCTAAGCCCAGCCGCGTGTTTATCGACAATGCCGGGCCGGGCGTAAACTCGGCCTTCGCCGATTACGGGCCGGTAATCACCGCCGATGAATCCGTCATCCTGTTCACTTCGCGCCGCGACAACTCCATGGGTGGCCAAAAGGACCCCGAAACCGGTGGTTTTTTCGAGGACGTGTACCAAAGTACTCGCACGGGCAAGGGCGAGTGGTCAGCGGCGCGCAACCTGGGCGAGCCGGTAAACACCGAGGGCCACGATGCCACCGTAGGCCTGGCGCCGGATGGGCAGCGGCTACTGGTATACCTGGAGGAAAACGGCGGCGACCTGAACGAGGCCAACCTGCGGGGCGCGCAGTGGCGCAAGCCCCAGAAGCTAGGCTCCCGCATCAATTCCAAGGCCCACGAGTCGTCGGCGGCCTACACCCCGGACGGGCGCAGCCTGTACTTTGTCACCGACAAGGAAGGCGGCATCGGGGGGCGCGACATTTACCGGATTGAAATTGAGGGCCGGGGCCCAGCCGTTAACCTGGGCTCTACCATTAACACTCAGTACGGGGAGGAAGGCGTATTTCTGCACCCCGATGGCAAGACCATGTACTTCTCCTCGGAGGGGCACAACTCCATGGGCGGCTACGACATCTTCAAATCGGTGTTCCAGAACGGCAAATGGAGCCCGCCGGAAAACCTGGGCTGGCCCATTAACACGCCCGATGACGACGTATTCTTCGTGATTTCCGCCTCGGGCCGCCACGGCTACTACTCCTCGTTCCGGGATGATGGGCTAGGCTCTAAGGACATCTACCAGATTACCTTTCTCGGGCCCGAAAAGCCGCCGCTGCTCAGCCAGGAAGACCAGTTGCTGGCCTCGCGCGTGCAGCCGGTTAAGGAAACCCTGCTGGCCCCGCCGGTAGCCATTGCCTCGGCCCAGGTAACTATCCTGAAAGGGGTAGTTACCGACGAGGCCAGCAAGCAACCCACCGAGGCTACCATCGACGTTATCGACAACTCTCTGAACCAAGTTATTGCCTCGTTTCAGAGCAATGCGCAGTCAGGGCGCTACCTGGTGTCGTTGCCTTCAGGTATCAACTATGGCATTGTGGTGCGCAAAGACGGCTACCTGTTCCACTCTGAAAACTTTGATTTGCCGGCCGGGGCCGCCTACTCGGAGGTAGTGAAAGACATTGCCCTCAAGAAGCTGGACGTAGGGGTGAAAGTGGTGCTGAACAATATCTTCTTCGACTTCGACAAGGCCACGCTGCGCAAGGAAAGCACCGGGGAGTTGGAGCGCCTGCAGAAGCTACTCACCGAAACCCCTGCCCTGCGCCTGGAAATTTCTGGCCACACCGACAACGTAGGTAAAGCTGAATACAACAAGGACCTGTCTCAGCGCCGCGCCAAAGCCGTTGTGGAATACCTAGTCGGGAAGGGCATCGATAAAGGCCGCCTGACCTTTGCCGGCTATGGCGATGCTCAGCCGGTGGCGCCCAACACTACCAAGGCCGGCCGCCAGCTTAACCGCCGCACCGAGTTTAAAGTGACGGGTAAGTAGGAGCTACGAAGGAAGGCGAAAAGACTGCGCTGCTACCCGCCGTTGCCAGCCTAGGCAGCGGGTAGTAACGCAGTCTTATGGTTTGGTTGCAGCTCACCAAGCGGCCTGTTCTCGGGATTCAACGAGGAAAATCTACCGCCCGGCCAAAGCGCCACCCGCGCCGTAGGGCAAGGGCGTAACTTGCTGATCCTACCCGTTTCGTTCATGCGCTTTTGCCGTTGGTTTGTTCTAGTTTTCCTGGGCTGGGCGCTGTTTAGTGCCGCGGCTACGGCGCAGCTACTGCCAGCCAAGCGGTTTGTAACGCAGTTTGGGGCCGCTGAGGGCCTACCGCAGCCATTCATCTATGCCCTGGCCCAGGACCGTGCCGGCTACCTCTGGATTGGTACCGCCGAGGGTTTGGTACGCTTTGATGGCACAGAATTCGTGACGTTTACTACCGCCGAGGGGCTGGCCGAGGATTTTGTCACTCGCCTGTACGTGCACCCGCGCACCGGCCAGCTGTGGGTTGGGCACTATCAGGGCGCGGTGTCGCGCTGGCAGGGGCAGCGGCTGCAGCGGGTATCTGCCCAGGCGGCACGGGCAGCGGGTTTTTCGGCCCCGCAGGGTATTGCGCCCCCGGATACAACACTGGCTGCTCCTGATGGCGCGGTTTCCTTATCGCAAGTACTACCCCCTGGCACCGTAGCCCAATGCGTGCTAACCGACCGGGAGCATAATGTCTGGATCGGGACTGCCGGGCGGGGGTTGTGGCGCTGGTCGGACCGGCATATTACCTTTTTTCCTTTCGTCGAAAACTCGCCCACGGGCACAGTGCGGGCGCTGTTCAGTCAGAACAAAGCCTTTGGTATGCTCAGCACGGGGCAGTTGTTTCAGTTAGATAAGAATCCCCGGCGCACTTCGCCGCTGACTGTTTTCCCCGGCAAGCTGCTACCCTACCCACCGAGCGTGGTGCTAGAAACGCCGGACGGACGTGGGCACCCGGTTGCCGATGGCTCCAACCCTAACTCTCCCCCCGCCTCTGTGTGGGCGGGCACCACCGGGCATGGTCTCTGGCAAATGCAACTAGCAGCTACCCGCCCCAAGCCCATGATGAAGCGGGTTCGACGGCTGCCAATGGACGCAAGCATTACGGCCCTCACCCAGCACCCCAACGGCGACCTATGGGTAGGCACGGCACTAGACGGCGTGTACCGTTTGCCCGCTGATTCCGCCCGGCCAGCCCAGCACTTCACCACGGCCAATGGCTTGCTGCACAACACCATCTACGCCCTCACGACTGATACGACCGGCGGCATTTGGATGGGCACCCACGACACGGGCCTGGCCGTGTGGCAGCGCGGGCAGTTTCGGTACCATCGTTTTCCCCAAGGCGGCATTGATGTAGCGGCGTTGCTGACTGATGAGGCCGGTCGCGTGTGGATTGGGACGGAAGGCACTGGAATCCTGTGCTACTCGAAAGGTAAATTTCAAGCCTACAGCACTGCGCAGGGGTTGGCTTCGCCTTATGTCTACGCCTTGCTACCCCTACGTTGGGGCGGCAGCTTCCAGCCCGACTTTCGCCGGAAGCAGATAGCAGTCATTCACCGCAATGCCATCAGTTTCGCGGATTCCAGGCAGCATTTTGCCCCGGCTACGTTGCCCGACAATCCACTGGTCCAAGGCCTGCTACCCCAGGTTGCCGCAGCCCAAGACGAGTATTGCATGTGGGTTAGCACCCGCTCCGGCCTGCTGCGCCTGCGCACCGATGCGCCACACCTGTTGCCTACCTCCAGCGCGCCGCAGCCAGCCCTACTAACCAGCGAGGTAGATGGTGCTGCCCGCCCGCCCCAGCAACTAGGTGATCTATCGGCTACCCAGCACCGGGTGTCATTTCGGTTTCGGGGCATCAGCCTGCTGCCGGGCCGAGCGGGCGTACAGTACCAGTACCGACTGCGGGGCTACCACGCGGAATGGAGCCGTCCTACCACTGTGGACGAAGCGCAGTTTCCGCGCCTCGACGCGGGTCAGTATACCTTCGAAGTTAGGGCCCGCTCCGGGGAACATGGCCCTTGGTCGAGGCCGGTTGCCGCCAGCTTCAGCATTGCAACTCCCTTCTGGCGCACGTGGTGGTTTGCCGCGCTGAGCGTGCTGGCGGCGGGAGCAGCTATTTGGGCGTTTGTACGGGGGCGCGAAATCACGCTGCGCCGCCAAAAGCTACAGCTGGAAACCACCGTGCGCGAAAGAACCGCCGAGCTGCGCCAGCAAAAAGCTCAAACCGAACAAATCAACGCCGACTTGGTGGTAGCCCGGGACGCGGCCGAGGCGTCGCGCCGGGCGAAGGCTCAGTTTCTGGCCAACATGAGCCACGAAATCCGAACGCCCATGAATGCGGTCATCGGCCTGACTCACTTGCTGCGCAATACTCCCGTAGATGCTGAGCAGGGCGAGTATTTGGAGGCCATTCAGTCGTCTTCCCAGAACCTACTGGTTATCATCAACGACATCCTGGACTCCTCAAAAATGGAGGCCGGTAAGCTCACCCTGGAGCAAGCGCCCTTCCGCCTGCCCGAATTGGTGGAACGGGTGGCGCGCATGTTTCAGTTTGCCACCGAAGCCAAGGGTTTGTACCTGCGCACCGAGGTAGCGGCCGAGGTGCCCGCCGCTATTCTCGGCGACTCCGTGCGCCTAAACCAGGTGCTGGTAAACCTCGTGGGCAATGCCATCAAGTTCACAACCCGCGGGGGTGTTAGCGTGCGGGTAAGCGTAACGGCAGAGGCAGAAGCGCCCCCCCGGCTGCGCTTTGCCGTGCAGGACACCGGGATTGGTATTGCCGCCAATAAGCTGGACGCCATTTTCGAGGATTTTTCCCAGGCCAACGCCAGCACCACCCGGCAGTTTGGCGGCACGGGGCTGGGCCTAAGCATTGCCCGTAACCTTGTGCACCTGCACGGCGGCCGGGTGTGGGTGGAAAGTGCGGAGGGCCAGGGCTCCACGTTCTGGTTTGAAATTCCCTGCTTACCCGCCGACGAAGCCAGCGTCCGGCCCGAAGCGGCGGCTTCCCTAGCTCCCTTCGAGCCGGCCCTGCGGGTGCTGGTGGCCGAAGACAACGACCTGAATCAGCTGGTAGCCCGCAAAACCCTGGAAGCTTGGAATGTGCAGGTAACTATTGCCGCCAACGGCCGCTTGGCCGTAGCAGCCGCCCAGCAGTCCCCCTTCGATGCCGTGCTGCTCGATGTGCAGATGCCGGAAATGGACGGGTACGAGGCGGCCCGCCAGCTGCGCATGCTCTTCCCCGACGCCGGGCGCCTACCCCTTATCGGCCTTACAGCCTCGGCCCTACCCGAAGACCGCGCCCTGGCCCTGGCCGCCGGCATGAACGATACGCTGGCCAAGCCCTTTGACCCCGCCGTACTCTACGCCCGCTTGGCCTACTTCACGGGCCGCACCGAAGCCCCCAGCTCGGCCCCTATTTCCCTGCCCCCCGCACGCCCAGCAAGTTTGGCTGCGGACGGGCCAGCCATACAGCCGCCCGATTGGAGCTTGTTGGAGGAGTTAGCGGGCGGGAACGAGGCCTTCGTGCACCAGATTGTTCGAACGTTTCTGACGCAGGCGCCAGCCCTTCTGGCCCAGCTCCACTTGGCGGCGGCAGCGGCCTCGGGCACGGAAATAGCCGCTCTGGCGCACAAGCTCCGGGGGCAGGTTGCTTATTTTGGCGTCGAGGGCCTGGCGCAACAACTGGAGCAGCTGGAGCAGCAAAGCCGGTTAGGCCATGAGCCCGGGACGCTAGCGGAACTGTTGGAGGATATAGAACAGCAGCTCACCCGCTTATATCCGCTTCTTCAGCGGCGTTTGTCACAAAGTACCGGGTAAACCACCTGTGCTTTTTCCGGGGCACCTTGTACCTTTGACGTTATGGCCGAAACTGCTACCACTCTCCGCTGCCTGGTTGTTGACGACGACCCGCTTGCTCTGCAGATCGTTGAAAACTGCGTGGCAACTACGCCTTTTCTAGTGCACGCCGGCAGCTGCTCCAGCGCCATTGCTGCCGCCGAAGTGCTGCGCACGGAGCCCATCGACCTGCTGTTTCTCGACGTGGAAATGCCCCTAATGTCGGGGCTGGATTTGCTCCGCACTTTGCAGCACCCGCCGCTGGTTATTCTTATTACCAGCAGCAAGAGCTATGCCGTGGAAGCCTTTGAGCACGAAGTACTTGACTACGTGGTGAAGCCCATCAGCTACGCCCGCTTCCTGCAGGCCGCCCAGAAAGCTCTTGCCGCCCACGAAACTCACCTGAACCCAACCCTCGATACCATTGTCGCGCCCACAAACACGCAGTTCACCTTCGTGAAAGTGGATAACAAGCTGCTGAAGGTGTTATTCGATGACGTCCGCTACGTGGAAGCCCTGGGCGACTACGTACACATCGTGACGGCCAAGAGCAAGCTAATTGTGTACAGCACGATGCGGGCGGTAGAGGAAAAATTTCCTTCTACCCTGTTTGTGCGGGTGCACCGCTCTTTTATCGTTAATCTGAAACGGGTGCAGACCATTGAAGACAACACGGTAGTCATCGACGAGAAGCACATTCCTATTGGCCAGACGTATCAGCGTGAGGTTTTTCAGCGTCTTAATAAGTTTTAGCCCGTCGGCGTTGCCTGCTACCTCCTGCCTACCTTTCCGTTTCCGCACTTACCGTCGGCGGCTTCTGCTATGCTGCTTGCTGGTGTTTGGCTGGTTGCTGGCTTTGCCTGCGGCCCGTGCCCAGCAGGCCGGCGACACGCTTAGCGCGGCCTGTCCCGCACCTAGGGTAGTGGAGCTGTGCGTGGAGTTGGATGCCAGCCGGGCCATTGACCCCGGCGCCGGCCCCCTGACGTTCCGCTGGGACATGGGCGACGGCACGCAGCTCACTGGCCCAGCTATTTCCCACTGCTACCAGGAGCGCAAGCGCTATACCGTGCGGCTGGATGTGGTGGAAGAAGCTACTGGCGAGGTGCGCCGCGCCGAAAAGCTCATTCCCGTCGATTTCACCCAAGAGATTGTGCTCAACTTCCGCGCCGGCTCCACTGACACCGTGCGGGTAGGCCAGCCCGTTGTCTTCGATGCCCTGGATTCGCAGTTGCCGCTGTGTCAAAACGTGGTGGTGCTGTGGGACTTTCGGGACGGGTTTGTGACTAACGGCCGGCAGGTACGGCACGCCTTTCGGCGGCCGGGCCAGTATCCGGTTCGCATGAGCCTGCGCGGCAACGGCCCCGACTCCTGCCCTAGCAGCCACTGCGTGAGTCGCACGCTGGTAGTAGTGCCGTAACACTTGCGCATAAACAACTGTAGGATTCGGGCGTTCAGCTATTTAGATGATGACAGAAGTTGGCCCTAGCCAGTGTTGCCGCTAAGCAAACTAAAAACATCCCAAGGCCTTGGTTTTGTAGCCCTGGAATTGCGGCCTTCTAGGCCTAGCTGCAAGACGTTACGTTACACGCTGTACTGCTGCTCGTCTCTGTGCCTTCTGACGCTGTACACGCGCATTCTCTTTTACATCACCCGGCTGCGTTGCGCCGCCTGTTCGTTTGCTACCTGGGTAGCGGCCAGCTGCTGCAGGATTCCCAACGTTAGCTCCCACAGGTCTTCGTAAGGAATAATTTCTATTTCGCCGTAAGCCTCACCGGGTTGAGGCGCGGCCCGCAGACGCTCCAGCAGAGGTGCCGTTTTTTTCTCGCAGGCTTCCGGCACGAAGTTTTCCTTCACCGTCATCAGCAGCATTCGAAAGAACAGCTGGCTACGTAGCGTGGCGGGGTCCCGCAGGTGGCGCTGCTCATACTTGCGCAACCCTTCCAAACGCGCCAGCAAGCCCTCAATGTCGCGGCGCCGGAGGAAGTATAAAAACTGTAGAATTAGAATAGCTACGTTGTAGCCTTGCTTATCGCGGCTATAGTCGGGTACCGTCTGCACGAACTGGGCGAACTGCCGCATTTTAAGCGGCGAAGTTTCCGAACGGACGAAGAGCAGATACGTCTCATACAACTCCCACCGCTGCTGCGCGGCCGAACGTTGCTTGCCATAATAGGGGTTCTTGCGGGCCTGTGATAGTAAGTCGAAGGCGTGCTCGTATTGCCGGGCATGCACGGCCAGCATGAAGTAAGTTTCTAGGTAATAGAACCAGTTTCCGGATGAGTAGTGAAAATCTTTAAAGTATTCCTCTGCCAGTTTTAACCCCTCTACTGCCTTGCGGCAGCGCAGGTGCGCGTACACGCTCATGTAGTTGTTAAAGCGCTTGTCGAAGCGCTTCTGATTGATGCGGCCCTGCTGCCAATCTCGCTCTGTATCGGCCGTTATTTTAATAATCTCTTGGTAGTTACCTATTGCTTCTTCCCTGGATAACTTGGTTACATACAAGTAATAAAAGGTGTTATAGCTCTTCACTTTCTTATGCAGATTCTCGAGGTGTTCCAAGTGCAAGGGCAACTGTTGCATCAGAAACTGTCGGGCCCGAATCCGGTAAATGGAGAGTAATTTGACCTCATAAAACCGTTGCTCCGCTTCATCTTCCAGCGTTAATCTTTCCTGCAGCTTGCTAAGTTGCTGGTTCATCGCTTTGAACCGGACCGGATTACGCATTTCAGCGTACATGTTGCGTAAAATGCGGGTGCACATAACGGCATACTGCGTTAGCTCCGCTTCAGAGGCTACTAGCAATGCCTTCCGGTATAGCTTCTCCGCTAAAGTGTACTCTGCCTCTCCGGTCAAGATGCGCGCTTGGTGCAAAAGGCCCAGGCAGTGCTGCTCGTGCCGCCGGGCAACCATGTGGCGGATGTCGGTATGGTCAAGAAAGTACAGGTGATTCAGTAGTTTCTGCTGTACCCTCGACTTAAGCTGCCGAAATGCAGTCTGGCTTTTTGCCTCCGCATTGCCGTACAGCGTTTTTACAAGCTTGTTCTGGGTGATATTAGGCTCTTGTTCCAGCAGCCGAACAAGCTGCAGATCTTTATTCGCCGTTCTACGAGCCGAGAAATCTAGAAAAGGCAATACCGCCAATCTACGATCTGTCACAATTTTTACTAAAGTAGCTAATTCATTCATAGCTCAAAGCGCTTATACAGTGTTTTTAGGCAGCTATGCAGTGCATGCTTGCCTGCAAATCTATGTCACAATTTAGAAAATTAAGGCCTTTGCCTAACCGATGTGCTGTCCTTCTTTTGTACTTGGGTTTTTCTGTATAATTCTTAGCTCGCATGTCACATTTCAGTTGAAATTGGCCAGCATTTTTGCCGATTTTCTACTTAAATAATTCAATTATATATCAAAACAGGCATAAATACGAGTTTAGCCTAACGTGATTCTGAGCTTAAAACAGCGTCACGTTTACGCATTTTCTTTCCTTTACGCAGGCTGGTTTGGAACCCACCTTTGTGTCAGTCAATCACTTGAACCACAAACAATTCCAGATCATGTTAAAGGTATTCATCCTCGGCCTGCTTCCCTTCTCAGCTCTCACTATCACTGCTGCCTCCCAGCAGAAACCGGCCGCCACAGTCTCCGCTCCTGTTGCGGTGCATGGTACTAATGGATGGGGCGAAGGTTATTTGGCTTTAGGTCACGGCACCAATGGCTGGGGCGAAGGCTACTTAGCCGTAGGTCACGGCACCAACGGGTGGGGCGAAGGTTACCTAGCAGTAGGACATGGTACCAATGGTTGGGGCGAAGGCTACCTAGCAGTAGGTCACGGTACTAATGGTTGGGGTGAAGGTTATTTGGCAGTAGGCCATGGCACTAATGGCTGGGGCGAGGGCTACTTGGTAGTGGAACACGGCACCAATGGCTGGGGTGAAGGCTACAAGCATTTCGCTTCTGCAAGCAGCGTGTGCTGATATCTCCTCTTAAAACGTGGTAACTTGCCGGGCCTAATACTCTGCGTGGTTACCCGTTCATGAAGCAACTTCTTCCCGGTCTGATTTTGCTGTTGTGGGCCAGCCTTTGCTCCTCCTGCTCCCCCACTCCCGCCGACACTACCTCTACTATCCGTATCCGATGGGCCCGGGACCCCGAGAATCTAGATCCGCTTATTGTCGATAATCCCAGTTCGAACGAAACCATTAACCTTCTGCATTGCAGCCTCTTACGGACCAGCGAAGCAGCTCACGGTTTCGCTCCCTGGCTGGCAGCCGCATTGCCTACCACCCAAGCCCTGAACGACTCCCTGCAACTGGTTACCTACCAGCTGCGCCCCGAGGCAACCTGGGATAATGGCTCGCCCGTGCTAGCGCGTGATGTGGCCTTCACCCTAAAGGTTATGAACTGCCCAGGGCTACCCATTGAAATAGCCCAGGCTCATTACGGGGTCATTCGCGACATTCTCCTGGACCCCAAAGATTCCCGCCGCTTTACGCTGGTAGTTGCCAGCCAAGACGTGGGCACTTCCGGCGACTACTCCATCCTTCCTGAATACGCCCTTGATCCGCAGGGCAAGCTGCGGGCCGTTTCCGTGCCGGAACTACGCCGGCAGCAGCAACCGGCCCTGGCCGCCGAGTTTGCGCGGCGGTACCAATCTCTGGACCTAGCTCGCCATCCGGAACGTGCGCCCGGCTGTGGGCCCTACCGGCTGGTAAAGTGGCAGAGTGGCCGCTCCCTTACGTTACAACGCAAAGCCAATTGGTGGGCCGACAAGATTTCCACGCCCCCCGCTGTGCTGCAGGCTTACCCTGAGCGCCTGACGTTTCAGGTAATTCCGGACGCTGGCACCGCTACCCTGGCCTTGCGGCGCGGAGAATTGGAGCTATACGCCATGATGCCGGCCGGCGAATTTGCCCGCCTGCAACAGTCGGCCACCGATACGGAGCGGCTGCAGTTTTACACCACCGATTCCTATCAGTTTCTGACGGCGAGCTTCAACGTGCGCCAGCCAGCACTTCAGGACCGGCTTACCCGGCAGGCCCTGACGCATCTTTTCAATGTTCCCGCTCTCATTCAGGCCTCTCAGCAGGGAGCTGCCTACCCCAGCGTAGGCCTGATTAGCCCGCGCCTGAAACCTTACTACAACGACAGCCTACCCCTGCCCGACTTCAACCCGGCCCAGGCCGTTCGGCTGCTGCAGCAAGCCGGCTGGCAACGCTCAGCCACGGGCAGTTGGCAGCGCGGCACTACTGCGCAGCCAGTATTGCTTAAGCTCAGGGTGAGCTACCGGGCCGGTGAGCCCAGTTTCGAAACCGCGGCCCTGCAGTTCAGAGCCGCTGCGGCCGCCCTGGGTATTTCCATTGAGCTTCGTCCTACGGAGCCCTCTTTGCTGAGCCGCCAGGTGCGCGCCGGCGACACGGATATTACCATTAGTAACTTGTCGGGGCAGCCTTTTTCCTACGATTTTACTTCGTTACTGCATTCCTCAAGCGTAGGCGTGAGCAACTTCACAGGCTTTTCTAACCCCGCTGCCGATGCCCTAATTGAGCAGTTGGTAGCAACCCAGCAGCCCGCGCGCAAGACGGTATTGCTACGCCGATTTCAGCGCTTATTGGCGCAGGAACGCCCTTTTACGGTGCTTTACTTTCTGAAACACCGGATTGCTGCTTCGCGGCGCTTGGGGCCCATTCCCGTCACGGGGTTAAAGCCGGGCTATGAAGCCGCCCGCATTCGGCCCCTACCCCTGCCGGCTCAATAAAGGTTTATGGCAGGGTGGCCGTTGCTGCGCTATACCATCCGGACGCTGCTCGCGGCTTGGCTACTTATATCCAGCTTGTTTCTGCTCAGTCGCGCCAACACTGACCAGGATACCTTCCTGCAAAATTCTACGGAAGGAAACGGCCGCCTACTCTCCGCAGCCGACCAGGTCCGTACCACCCAACAGTTGCTGCGGCGGTACGGGTTGGATATGCCCCTGTTCTACGTTACCCTCGACTCAGCCGCTGCCTCAGGGCGCTTAGCTTGGCGCTGGCACGGCACCCGCAATCAGTATCATCAGTGGTTTCGGCAGCTGCTGGCCGGCGACTTGGGCACCTCCTACCGCGACGGCGCGCCGGTAACGGAAATATTAGGTCGGTCCTTGTCTTACACCTTGCCCTTAACACTACTTGCAGCCTTGGTAAGCACGGGCCTTACGCTGGGGCTGGTGCTGTGGCTGAGCTACCGCCCCCGGTGGCGTAGCATCTGGCTGAGCGGGCTGCATTTCTTACAGGCTCTGCCCCTATTTCTACTGGCTACCGGCTTGTTGCTACTGCTTGCCAACCCAGATGTTTTGGCGTGGTTTCCGGCTTTTGGCCTGGGGCTTGAAGATGAGGCTGTGGCGTGGTGGCAGCAACCAGGCCGCCTGCTTTACTTCTTGACCCTGCCCGCGCTTAGCTTGGTTTTGGTGACGGTGCCTGGGCTAGTAGTGCAGCTTAACGGGACTTTGCAGCGCGAGCTGCAACAGCCTTACATTGCTACGGCTCGTGCCAAAGGTGCAGGCTCCTCCCGCGTTGTCCGCCACCACGCCTTGCGCAACGCCCTGCTGCCTACCATCGCCTTGCTCTCGGCGTTGTTTCCCAACTTGGTGGCCGGGGCTACCATCGTAGAAGTGCTGTTTGCCTTGCCAGGAATGGGCCGCTTGCTGGCTGATTCTGCGGCCGCGCAAGATTACCCGGTGCTGCTGGCGGCCGTGGGCCTAGTTGCGCTAGTGCGCGTAGCGGCCCAAGTATTAGCCGACGCCCTGTATCTGGCACTGGACCCTCGAATCCGGATGCACGCATGAGCAGGAGACGGGGGGCGCTGTCTGGGCGAAAAATTGCGGCTGGCAGCTGGCTGGTAGGAGTTACCATTGCCGCGTTGTTGGCTCCTGCCTCCGTTCCCGCCCCCGATTTACTGCACACTACCCAAGCGCCTTTCCAAGCGGGTCATTGGCTAGGAACCGATCCGCAGGGCCTTGATGTGGGCGTGTCTTTGCTGCAGGGTAGCCGGACCGTGGTCTTTAGCAGCGTGCCGGCGACAGTTCTAACCCTGTTGCTGGGGG of Hymenobacter sublimis contains these proteins:
- a CDS encoding tetratricopeptide repeat protein produces the protein MKKIPFLSATLLLAAVAAHAQVDTVRATTLPPAQLAEKLYNSGVAKFNQKSYRAALQDFDRALAAKPDFAKAYYNRAAVRYELKEYQPAVQDYDQAIKLDPSTFGSYFGRGQAREALKQPTEAEQDYSKATELKADYAPAWYYRGALRFEKAEYQAAKIDFDAAIKADPTYAYAWHDRASTQRQLGNLPAAIQDYTQALKLQPELLPALLNRAATRRRAGDLKGALQDYNDYLAKKQDNALAYTNRGSTRFEQADYKGAVEDFSKAVALDGSYAFAWNNRAAAYLKLEDYQRAEADATKAIGLNAQYAEAYLNRGHAREMLRQPEAACQDWRKAAELGLEIGNTHAANSGCGAE
- a CDS encoding OmpA family protein, with the protein product MHKYLLALLLLSATAATAQNVEFSKDQFGSDKEGLKTAQKEIKAGDEFYDLDPPRYEQALPHYLAAQKFNPNNAQLNLKIGDCYLHSGFKPRALEYLQKAYQLNPDVDPRIHYLLGRGLHLNAKWDEAIAEYKRATPAAGAKNTAGFSQDIQKKIRECENGRKLAAKPSRVFIDNAGPGVNSAFADYGPVITADESVILFTSRRDNSMGGQKDPETGGFFEDVYQSTRTGKGEWSAARNLGEPVNTEGHDATVGLAPDGQRLLVYLEENGGDLNEANLRGAQWRKPQKLGSRINSKAHESSAAYTPDGRSLYFVTDKEGGIGGRDIYRIEIEGRGPAVNLGSTINTQYGEEGVFLHPDGKTMYFSSEGHNSMGGYDIFKSVFQNGKWSPPENLGWPINTPDDDVFFVISASGRHGYYSSFRDDGLGSKDIYQITFLGPEKPPLLSQEDQLLASRVQPVKETLLAPPVAIASAQVTILKGVVTDEASKQPTEATIDVIDNSLNQVIASFQSNAQSGRYLVSLPSGINYGIVVRKDGYLFHSENFDLPAGAAYSEVVKDIALKKLDVGVKVVLNNIFFDFDKATLRKESTGELERLQKLLTETPALRLEISGHTDNVGKAEYNKDLSQRRAKAVVEYLVGKGIDKGRLTFAGYGDAQPVAPNTTKAGRQLNRRTEFKVTGK